The region TATGACCGGCTCGGCGTGCCGCTGGTGGCCGGCCTGGTGATCGGGCTGATCGTGGGCATGTCGCTCGGCGCGCTGGCCGGGCTGATCATCTCGCGTACCGGAGTCAACTCGTTCGTGGTCACGCTGGCGATGGACTTCGCCCTGGTGGGGCTCATCACGATCCTCTACACCAGGTTCACCGACGGCGTCGCCTTCGGCAGCCGGCCCGCCGGCATGGACGCGCTGCGCAACGACACGTTCGCCGACTACTGCATGGGCGACGTGTGCGGCCCGCACGTCCCTCTCGTCGTGCCGCTCGCCCTCGTCGCGGTGCTGGTGGTGGGAGTGCTGTTCCGCTTCAGCAGGCTGGGCCGGGAGATCCTGATGACCGGTTCCAACGAGAAGGCGGCCGGGCTGTCCGGCATCCCCGTACGGAGCCGCGTGGTGCAGGCGCACGCGCTCAGCGGGCTGCTCGCCGGGCTGGCCGGTTTCCTGCTCGCCGCGAACAACGGGGCGTTCTCGGCGCGCATCGGCGACGCGTTCCTGCTGCCGTCGTTCCTCGGCCCGGTGCTCGGCGGAACGCTGCTGGCCGGCGGCGCCGTCAGCGTGCTCGGCACGGTGCTGGGCGCGACGCTCACGCAGGTCATCTACAAGGGCCTGAACCTGCTGCAGTTCCAGCTCGACCAGCTCAATCTCTACATCGGCCTGGTGCTGCTCGCCGCGCTCTCGCTCGACCGGGTGCGCCACGTCGTCGCGGAACGAAGGGGGGCACGGGCATGAGCACCGGCACCACGACGGCCGGCCGCGCCGGGCTCGGCGGGAGGCTCAGGGAGGTCACCACTCGGCCGGAGTTCACCCTCGCCGTCCTCGCCGCCGTCGGCTTCGTCACGCTCGCCGTCGCCACGGACGGCAACCTGCTCTCACGCGGCACGCTGGACGCGTTCTTCCGCTTCCTCGCCGTCCCGATCGTGATCGGGCTCTCCCAGATGGTGGTGCTGGCCATCGGCCAGATGAACCTGGCGGTCGGCACGCTCACGGGCCTGTGCGCCATGGTCGCGGCGTGGCTCATGCTCGAAGGCGGGCTGCCCGCCCCGCTGGCCGTGCCGGCCGCGCTCGGGGTCGGCCTCGCCGCCGGTCTCGTCAACGGGCTGCTCGTCGTGTTCACCCGGATCAACGGCTTCATCGTGACCCTCGCCACCATGACGATCATCGCTGGGCTGCGGTACGGGATCAACGGCCCGGACACCTTCCAGGGCTACTCGCAGGGGCTGCGCGACCTCGGCACCGCCTCGGTGCTCGGGCTGCCGGTCGTCCTCGTCGTCGCTCTGGCGGTGGCCGTCCTGGTGGCCCTGTTCTTCGGCCGCGCGGTCATGGGCCGGCAGTTGCTGGCGAGCGGCGGCAGCCCGTTCGCCGCGCGGCTGTCCGGCATCTCCAACGACCGGTCGATCGTCATCGCGCACGGGCTGAGCGGCCTGCT is a window of Nonomuraea helvata DNA encoding:
- a CDS encoding ABC transporter permease, translated to MSTRTATPPETPAAGRPGPRRPSGMPLWANPRLGLLVLLVVLVTLFTVLRPAFMNTTLTLVPLQSDISVYAVVGLSQLAVLSLGHMNMAVGRMAAMSAFAMGLAYDRLGVPLVAGLVIGLIVGMSLGALAGLIISRTGVNSFVVTLAMDFALVGLITILYTRFTDGVAFGSRPAGMDALRNDTFADYCMGDVCGPHVPLVVPLALVAVLVVGVLFRFSRLGREILMTGSNEKAAGLSGIPVRSRVVQAHALSGLLAGLAGFLLAANNGAFSARIGDAFLLPSFLGPVLGGTLLAGGAVSVLGTVLGATLTQVIYKGLNLLQFQLDQLNLYIGLVLLAALSLDRVRHVVAERRGARA
- a CDS encoding ABC transporter permease — encoded protein: MSTGTTTAGRAGLGGRLREVTTRPEFTLAVLAAVGFVTLAVATDGNLLSRGTLDAFFRFLAVPIVIGLSQMVVLAIGQMNLAVGTLTGLCAMVAAWLMLEGGLPAPLAVPAALGVGLAAGLVNGLLVVFTRINGFIVTLATMTIIAGLRYGINGPDTFQGYSQGLRDLGTASVLGLPVVLVVALAVAVLVALFFGRAVMGRQLLASGGSPFAARLSGISNDRSIVIAHGLSGLLAGVAAVITVAASGSVNSSIGDDLLLPSFAAPIIGGVALTGGVVSVAGTCLAAFLVRLVDVMQAQFDINPRWIDLIVGAVVLGAVLLGTVRQKLSKGSS